In Topomyia yanbarensis strain Yona2022 chromosome 2, ASM3024719v1, whole genome shotgun sequence, one DNA window encodes the following:
- the LOC131680156 gene encoding m-AAA protease-interacting protein 1, mitochondrial, whose amino-acid sequence MFLHQRVQTLKQISRYVRNIIDKSSTKLPQTTSAVVKASNQRFLPTSVSCTGCRRNYSTDSKDEIPPRKPRSLPMLMDFPELIWPSMIKSIKNWIMVQFIIRPYFDREFNLPDFIKGAKQALQVVSAALSGGELKNLEGLVDRRTLQDLKESMGKMSVAQRYDLMVDKKDIYFSFPYQVGVMFDEEDEQSQKRFVEITMVFHVLKGLKGMVERGDPIPLNIGVMPEFRDKISICNYRFIKEFTKGVDSDWTVNVVNHFKPSDLVDE is encoded by the exons ATGTTCCTCCATCAACGCGTTCAAACCCTAAAACAAATTTCCCGATACGTACGTAACATTATTGATAAGTCATCAACGAAATTACCACAAACTACCTCAGCTGTCGTGAAAGCATCCAACCAACGATTTCTTCCGACCTCCGTATCATGCACCGGCTGCAGGCGAAACTATTCCACTGACAGTAAAGATGAAATACCCCCGAGGAAACCACGCAGTCTACCGATGCTGATGGACTTTCCGGAACTAATATGGCCATCGATGATAAAGTCAATCAAGAACTGGATCATGGTTCAGTTCATTATAAGACCCTACTTTGATCGGGAGTTCAATCTGCCGGATTTCATCAAAGGTGCCAAACAGGCACTGCAG GTGGTGTCGGCTGCGTTGTCCGGTGGAGAACTAAAAAATCTAGAAGGCTTGGTGGATCGACGAACCTTGCAAGATTTAAAGGAATCTATGGGAAAGATGTCCGTTGCGCAGCGTTATGATTTAATGGTTGACAAAAAGGACATATACTTCTCGTTCCCATATCAG GTAGGCGTGATGTTTGACGAAGAAGATGAGCAGAGTCAGAAGCGGTTTGTAGAAATTACGATGGTTTTTCACGTTCTCAAGGGATTGAAAGGAATGGTCGAGAGAGGCGATCCTATTCCATTGAATATTGG TGTGATGCCTGAGTTCCGAGACAAGATAAGCATCTGTAACTATCGATTCATAAAAGAATTCACGAAAGGTGTCGATTCGGACTGGACGGTGAATGTAGTGAATCACTTCAAACCGAGTGACCTCGTGGACGAATAA